From Halotia branconii CENA392, the proteins below share one genomic window:
- the sigC gene encoding RNA polymerase sigma factor SigC, with protein MPATSFYADAAYNTPKSRQVLDSDLTVDDSELSADDLQELETAAADPANFGANTNRRSTDLVRLYLQEIGRVRLLGRDEEVSEAQKVQRYLRMRVVLANAAKQGDEVVSPYLRLIEVQERLASELGHRPSLERWANTAGVNLSDLKPILANGKRRWAEIAKLTVEELEKVQTQGLQAKEHMIKANLRLVVSVAKKYQNRGLELLDLVQEGTLGLERAVEKFDPTKGYRFSTYAYWWIRQGITRAIATSSRTIRLPVHITEKLNKIKKAQRKIAQEKGRTPTLEDLAIELDMTPTQVREVLLRVPRSVSLETKVGKDKDTELGELLETDSVTPEEMLMRESLQKDLHNLLADLTSRERDVILMRFGLADGHPYSLAEIGRALDLSRERVRQIESKALQKLRQPKRRNLIRDYLESLS; from the coding sequence ATGCCAGCAACATCTTTTTACGCAGATGCCGCCTACAATACCCCAAAATCTCGCCAAGTTTTGGACTCAGATCTCACGGTTGATGACAGTGAGTTGTCGGCAGACGATCTACAAGAGCTAGAAACAGCTGCTGCTGACCCTGCTAACTTTGGTGCTAACACTAACCGTCGCAGTACAGATTTAGTACGTTTATATCTTCAGGAGATTGGTAGAGTTAGGTTATTAGGGCGTGATGAAGAAGTTTCAGAAGCCCAAAAAGTCCAGCGCTACTTGCGGATGCGTGTAGTACTTGCCAATGCTGCCAAGCAAGGGGATGAAGTAGTTTCGCCTTATTTGAGGTTAATTGAAGTTCAGGAGCGTTTAGCATCTGAATTGGGACACCGCCCCTCTTTAGAAAGATGGGCTAACACTGCTGGTGTAAATTTATCGGATCTCAAACCGATTTTGGCAAATGGGAAGCGTCGCTGGGCAGAAATTGCCAAGTTGACAGTCGAAGAATTGGAGAAAGTCCAGACTCAAGGACTCCAGGCAAAAGAACACATGATCAAGGCTAATCTTCGCCTAGTGGTGTCTGTTGCCAAAAAGTATCAAAATCGTGGTTTGGAATTATTGGATTTAGTTCAAGAAGGTACACTTGGTTTAGAGCGTGCAGTAGAAAAATTTGATCCCACCAAAGGATATCGCTTTAGCACCTACGCTTACTGGTGGATTCGTCAAGGAATTACTAGAGCGATCGCTACTTCTAGTCGCACAATCCGCCTACCTGTACATATTACAGAAAAGCTTAACAAAATTAAAAAAGCTCAACGTAAAATTGCTCAAGAAAAAGGTCGTACTCCTACCCTAGAAGACCTGGCTATTGAGTTAGACATGACTCCTACCCAAGTCCGGGAAGTTTTGTTAAGAGTGCCTCGTTCTGTTTCGCTAGAGACTAAAGTAGGTAAAGATAAAGACACTGAGTTGGGTGAATTACTTGAAACCGACAGTGTGACTCCTGAAGAAATGCTCATGCGAGAATCTTTACAAAAAGACTTGCATAATTTGTTGGCTGATTTAACTAGCCGCGAACGTGATGTTATTCTCATGCGGTTTGGTTTAGCAGATGGTCATCCCTACTCGTTAGCAGAAATTGGCCGCGCTCTTGACTTATCGCGGGAACGGGTACGTCAAATTGAATCAAAAGCTCTGCAAAAATTGCGTCAACCTAAACGACGCAACCTCATCCGTGACTATTTGGAATCCCTTAGCTAG
- a CDS encoding NAD(P)H-dependent glycerol-3-phosphate dehydrogenase → MINPQSVAILGAGAWGASLANLAAANGHHVRLWSRRGSETLEAVLTNAQIVLSAISMKGVRDVASQVQSLQASPTTIFVTATKGLDPQTTCTPSQIWQTAFPNHAVVVLSGPNLSKEIQQSLPAATVVASSVATASESVQLVFSSPRFRVYTNSDPVGVELGGTLKNIIAIAAGVCDGLHLGTNAKAALVTRGLTEMVRIGNFWGAKTETFYGLSGLGDLLATCNSPLSRNYQVGYQMAQGQTLTETLANLPGTAEGVNTCEVLIQVAKQQKINIPITEEVYRLLKGEVTPRQALEELMLRDIKPEYDY, encoded by the coding sequence ATGATTAATCCACAATCGGTTGCAATTTTGGGTGCAGGTGCTTGGGGTGCATCTTTAGCAAATCTAGCAGCAGCAAATGGTCATCATGTGCGTTTGTGGTCACGTCGGGGTTCAGAAACTTTAGAAGCAGTACTAACAAATGCACAAATAGTTCTGTCTGCTATATCGATGAAAGGTGTTAGGGATGTTGCTTCTCAAGTACAGTCTCTTCAGGCATCTCCAACAACAATTTTTGTCACTGCAACCAAAGGCTTAGATCCTCAAACTACCTGCACACCTTCGCAAATTTGGCAAACAGCATTCCCCAATCATGCAGTCGTTGTTTTATCAGGTCCCAATTTATCTAAAGAAATTCAACAATCATTACCAGCTGCTACGGTAGTTGCTAGCAGTGTAGCTACTGCATCTGAATCAGTACAGTTGGTATTTTCTTCCCCTCGTTTCCGTGTATATACCAATTCCGATCCCGTAGGCGTGGAGTTGGGAGGAACATTGAAAAACATAATTGCGATCGCAGCTGGTGTGTGCGATGGCTTACACCTAGGAACTAACGCCAAAGCTGCTTTAGTCACCCGTGGACTTACAGAAATGGTTAGGATTGGCAACTTTTGGGGAGCGAAGACGGAAACATTTTACGGTTTATCGGGTCTAGGAGATTTGTTAGCCACTTGTAATAGTCCTCTCAGTCGCAACTATCAAGTTGGCTACCAAATGGCCCAGGGTCAGACACTTACAGAAACTTTGGCAAATTTGCCAGGAACTGCTGAGGGAGTTAACACTTGTGAGGTTTTGATACAAGTAGCTAAACAGCAAAAGATTAATATCCCAATTACCGAGGAAGTTTATCGATTACTTAAAGGTGAAGTCACCCCCCGACAAGCCCTTGAGGAATTAATGCTGCGAGACATCAAGCCAGAATACGACTATTAA
- the lipA gene encoding lipoyl synthase yields the protein MKKPDWLRVKAPQWERVGNVKEVLRDLALNTVCEEASCPNIGECFKAGTATFLIMGPACTRACPYCDIDFEKKPQALDPTEPERLAQAVHRMRLHHVVITSVNRDDLPDGGASQFIKCIAAVRAISPQTTIEVLIPDLCGNWKALELILQAAPEVLNHNTETIPRLYRRVRPQGNYDRTLELLQQTRQIAPGTYTKSGIMVGLGETDAEIRQVMQDLRTVDCDILTIGQYLQPSPKHLQVNEFVHPEKFAAWKAFGEEVGFLQVVSSPLTRSSYHAEQVRELMKRYPRSRG from the coding sequence ATGAAAAAACCAGACTGGTTGCGGGTAAAAGCGCCTCAGTGGGAGCGCGTTGGAAACGTTAAAGAAGTTCTGCGAGATTTAGCGCTCAATACAGTTTGTGAAGAAGCATCATGTCCAAATATTGGTGAGTGCTTCAAAGCTGGTACTGCTACATTTTTGATTATGGGACCGGCTTGTACCCGCGCCTGTCCCTATTGTGATATTGACTTTGAGAAAAAACCTCAAGCTTTAGACCCGACAGAACCAGAACGACTAGCCCAAGCCGTTCATCGCATGAGACTTCATCATGTAGTAATCACCTCTGTCAACCGAGATGACTTGCCTGATGGTGGTGCATCCCAGTTTATAAAGTGTATTGCAGCGGTGCGTGCAATTTCACCCCAAACGACAATTGAGGTACTAATTCCTGATTTGTGCGGTAATTGGAAGGCTTTAGAACTGATTTTGCAAGCTGCACCAGAAGTTCTCAATCACAACACAGAGACTATTCCCCGCTTGTATCGGCGGGTGCGTCCTCAAGGTAACTATGATCGCACATTAGAATTATTGCAGCAAACACGCCAAATTGCTCCAGGAACATACACTAAATCCGGTATCATGGTGGGACTTGGCGAAACTGATGCAGAAATTCGTCAGGTGATGCAAGACTTGCGAACAGTAGATTGCGATATCTTGACAATTGGGCAATATCTCCAACCCAGCCCAAAACATTTGCAAGTAAATGAATTTGTCCACCCAGAAAAATTTGCTGCTTGGAAGGCATTCGGTGAAGAAGTAGGATTTTTACAAGTTGTTTCTTCGCCCTTGACTAGAAGCTCGTACCATGCTGAACAAGTCAGAGAATTAATGAAACGCTATCCCCGCAGTCGAGGATAG
- a CDS encoding PDDEXK nuclease domain-containing protein — protein MKGWINAKLEDLCIVGDGNHSSKYPKQSEMVAYGVPFIRGTNLVDGHILGDDILYISEEKHQELKKGHLKTGDVLFTNRGEIGKVVIVDEAFNGANLNSQIAWLRCQKELLPKYLFFFLQSAQMRRHFSQEKSGAALQQFTIRMIRAVVVSYPPIPEQKRIVAILDEAFEGIDRAIANTEKDLEDAILREIEQFLLELGANFTFIARQKRLQIDNDDFYIDLLFYNRKLKRLVASVLVDNLYFSQSTLLRL, from the coding sequence ATGAAAGGATGGATAAATGCAAAACTTGAGGATCTGTGCATTGTTGGGGATGGAAATCACTCATCAAAATATCCGAAGCAATCTGAAATGGTTGCTTATGGAGTTCCTTTCATACGAGGTACAAACCTTGTAGATGGACATATATTAGGGGATGATATTCTTTACATTTCTGAAGAAAAGCATCAGGAATTAAAGAAAGGGCATTTGAAAACAGGTGATGTTTTGTTCACAAATCGCGGCGAAATTGGCAAGGTTGTAATCGTAGATGAGGCATTTAATGGTGCGAATCTGAACTCACAGATAGCATGGCTTCGTTGTCAGAAGGAATTACTTCCAAAGTATCTATTTTTCTTTTTACAGTCGGCTCAAATGCGAAGACATTTTTCGCAGGAAAAGTCTGGTGCTGCTCTACAACAGTTTACGATCAGAATGATTAGAGCGGTTGTCGTTTCATATCCGCCAATTCCTGAACAAAAGCGGATTGTGGCGATTTTGGATGAGGCGTTTGAGGGAATTGATAGAGCGATCGCCAACACCGAAAAAGACCTTGAAGATGCAATCCTGAGAGAAATTGAGCAATTTTTACTAGAACTCGGTGCAAACTTTACGTTCATTGCCCGTCAAAAACGCCTGCAAATCGACAACGATGATTTTTATATTGACCTGTTATTTTATAATCGCAAACTTAAACGCCTTGTAGCTTCTGTACTAGTTGATAATTTGTACTTCAGCCAATCTACCCTGCTGAGACTATGA
- a CDS encoding BrnT family toxin has product MTVFEYDENKSQSNFVKHGIDFIEAQKLWNDPNLLEIPARTQDELRFLVIAKIDNKHWSRVITYRDQNIRIISVHRSRTEEIALYDS; this is encoded by the coding sequence ATGACTGTTTTTGAATATGACGAAAACAAAAGCCAATCTAATTTTGTTAAACATGGGATTGACTTTATTGAAGCTCAAAAATTATGGAACGATCCCAACCTGCTAGAAATTCCGGCCAGAACCCAAGATGAGCTAAGGTTTTTAGTTATTGCTAAGATAGATAACAAACATTGGTCAAGAGTTATCACCTACCGCGATCAAAATATTCGGATCATATCCGTCCACCGATCACGCACAGAAGAGATTGCCTTATATGACAGCTAA
- the brnA gene encoding type II toxin-antitoxin system BrnA family antitoxin, with translation MTAKEFDQKFDDGEDITEMLDLSKAKRPLSAQKKVSIELPIWMIELIDQEANRLGVTPQTIIQTFLAEHLAVNNPS, from the coding sequence ATGACAGCTAAGGAATTTGACCAAAAGTTTGACGATGGTGAAGACATAACCGAAATGCTTGACCTATCTAAAGCCAAGCGTCCCCTGTCTGCTCAAAAAAAAGTCAGCATAGAGCTGCCCATCTGGATGATTGAATTAATTGATCAAGAAGCAAACCGTTTAGGAGTAACGCCCCAGACAATTATCCAAACCTTTTTAGCTGAACATTTAGCCGTCAACAACCCCTCGTGA
- a CDS encoding VanZ family protein — MNRHQHGSQTSTDRKLTPITLLMILTSILLILLATLYPLNFSFPDSFTFSDIFINFNNVSNFEDQVNNVLLFMPLGFCFSSYLQSQKIKITLQILIIILTSAGLSFIVELLQIFLPSRVPTPSDVINNSLGGFFGWLCFYIWNYQSFTHTNITRVYGRHSRKQIIAFSLGYIFLTFLIAFFWQNTTNLSNWNFNYPLIIGNEYTGDRPWQGYVSKIYIADKAISPNEVIQGFINSDSFNNLGDSLLANYQLQGKCCYQENFSKTPKLMWQGQPSNRQYDRGVFVDSSQWLQTVNPVTYLSKSISKKSEFMLSTTVATAKTEQIGPARIISISGSSLRRNLTLSQQGNALDFRLRTPLTGENGSDLKLLIPNIFIDTKPHQIIITYSRATIQVYVDKLQNYYSFNLLDLIPKHQKLVYYSLTFIPFGLSLAILTLASRSLISSRLLVATGILLPSLILEFILVSDSGKSLSVKNLLLGILLTAGTMLILKVRAKLLYS, encoded by the coding sequence ATGAATCGACACCAGCATGGTTCCCAAACATCCACAGATAGAAAATTAACTCCAATTACTTTGTTAATGATATTAACCAGCATTTTATTAATATTATTAGCTACACTGTATCCTTTGAATTTTTCATTTCCAGATAGTTTTACCTTCTCTGACATTTTCATCAATTTCAACAATGTTAGTAATTTTGAAGATCAAGTAAATAACGTTTTGTTATTTATGCCTTTAGGTTTCTGCTTTAGTAGTTATTTGCAGAGCCAAAAAATAAAAATTACCTTGCAAATTTTGATAATTATACTCACCAGTGCTGGTTTATCATTTATAGTTGAACTTTTGCAAATATTTTTACCTTCAAGAGTGCCTACTCCATCTGATGTAATAAATAATAGCTTGGGTGGTTTTTTTGGGTGGTTATGCTTTTATATATGGAATTATCAAAGTTTTACTCATACAAATATAACAAGAGTATATGGGAGACATTCTCGAAAACAAATAATAGCATTCTCTTTAGGATATATATTTCTTACATTTTTAATTGCATTTTTTTGGCAGAATACAACTAATTTAAGTAATTGGAATTTTAATTATCCACTAATTATTGGTAACGAATATACAGGAGATAGACCTTGGCAAGGTTATGTATCTAAAATTTATATTGCTGATAAAGCTATATCACCAAATGAGGTTATCCAAGGATTTATTAATTCAGATTCTTTTAATAATCTTGGTGATTCTTTGCTAGCTAATTATCAATTACAGGGTAAATGTTGCTATCAAGAAAATTTTAGTAAAACACCAAAGTTAATGTGGCAAGGTCAACCTTCAAATAGACAATATGATCGAGGTGTTTTTGTAGATTCTAGCCAATGGTTACAAACAGTTAATCCTGTAACATATCTTAGCAAAAGCATCAGTAAAAAATCTGAATTTATGCTGAGTACTACTGTTGCTACTGCTAAAACAGAACAAATTGGTCCAGCCCGTATTATCTCAATTTCTGGTAGTTCTTTACGTCGTAATCTGACACTATCACAGCAGGGAAATGCTCTAGATTTTCGATTAAGAACACCACTGACTGGAGAAAATGGTTCAGATTTGAAATTGCTGATTCCGAATATTTTTATAGATACTAAACCTCATCAAATTATTATTACCTACTCCAGAGCTACTATCCAAGTTTATGTCGACAAATTACAGAACTATTATTCTTTTAATCTCCTAGATTTAATTCCCAAACATCAAAAACTTGTTTATTACTCCCTCACTTTTATCCCTTTTGGATTAAGCTTAGCCATACTTACTCTAGCTAGTAGAAGTTTGATAAGTTCTAGGTTATTGGTTGCTACTGGAATATTATTACCGTCTTTGATACTTGAATTTATTTTAGTTAGTGACAGTGGTAAAAGTCTGAGTGTGAAAAATCTCTTGCTAGGAATATTGTTGACAGCAGGTACAATGCTAATTTTGAAAGTACGAGCGAAGCTATTATATTCTTAA
- a CDS encoding HdeD family acid-resistance protein, with translation MRQNFDPMRMGTRLARNWWTVALRGALAIIFGLVALLWPKITLTALVFIFASFVLVSGILLAIAAFRDRLTNTHGWLMLLEGAIGIGVGVLTFIWPGIATLVLLYLIAAWAIATGIFEIIIAVQVRKEIENEWLLVLAGITSLLFGVLLIIWPVAGALAILWIIATYTIIFGILLLILALRLRNWDTERRL, from the coding sequence ATGAGACAAAACTTTGACCCCATGAGAATGGGAACTCGCCTAGCTCGGAACTGGTGGACAGTGGCATTGCGAGGAGCGTTGGCCATTATCTTTGGTTTAGTTGCTTTGTTATGGCCAAAGATTACTCTGACAGCATTGGTATTTATCTTTGCTAGTTTTGTATTGGTGAGTGGTATATTATTAGCGATCGCAGCATTTAGAGATCGTCTGACTAATACCCACGGATGGTTAATGTTGCTCGAAGGAGCAATCGGTATTGGAGTGGGAGTTTTAACTTTTATTTGGCCAGGTATCGCTACTTTGGTGTTATTGTATCTAATTGCAGCTTGGGCGATCGCCACTGGCATCTTTGAGATTATTATAGCCGTGCAAGTGCGAAAAGAAATTGAGAATGAGTGGCTATTAGTATTAGCTGGTATTACTTCATTACTTTTTGGTGTACTACTGATTATCTGGCCTGTAGCTGGGGCATTAGCAATTCTGTGGATTATTGCTACTTACACCATAATTTTCGGTATCCTTCTTTTGATTCTTGCTTTACGACTTCGCAATTGGGACACTGAACGCAGACTTTAA
- a CDS encoding CsbD family protein: MSIEDRAKATAKNVEGKAQEALGNVTGDPEDKAEGKAKQAESEVRHGMEDVKDNVKKKLD, translated from the coding sequence ATGAGTATAGAAGATAGAGCAAAAGCCACTGCTAAAAACGTTGAAGGTAAGGCTCAAGAAGCATTAGGAAATGTAACTGGAGATCCAGAAGATAAAGCTGAAGGTAAAGCAAAACAAGCTGAAAGTGAAGTGCGTCATGGAATGGAAGACGTAAAAGATAACGTGAAGAAAAAGCTTGACTAG
- a CDS encoding methyltransferase domain-containing protein produces MSATLYQQIQQFYDASSGLWEQVWGEHMHHGYYGVDGSQKKDRRQAQIDLIEELLDWAGVQTADNILDVGCGIGGSSLYLANKFNAKATGITLSPVQAARATQRAQEAGLSARSEFQVADAQAMPFADNSFDLVWSLESGEHMPDKTKFLQECYRVLKPSGTLIMVTWCHRPTDNSPLTADEQKHLEDIYRVYCLPYVISLPAYEAIARQLPLNNLRTADWSTAVAPFWNVVIDSAFTPQALWGLLNAGWTTIQGALSLGLMRRGYERGLVRFGLLCGKKST; encoded by the coding sequence ATGAGTGCAACACTTTACCAGCAAATACAGCAATTTTACGATGCTTCCTCTGGGCTATGGGAGCAAGTTTGGGGCGAACACATGCATCATGGCTACTACGGGGTAGATGGTAGCCAAAAAAAAGACCGCCGTCAGGCTCAAATTGATTTAATCGAAGAATTGCTCGATTGGGCAGGAGTGCAAACAGCAGACAACATTTTAGATGTCGGTTGTGGCATTGGGGGGAGTTCTCTGTACCTAGCCAATAAATTTAATGCTAAAGCTACGGGAATTACTTTAAGTCCAGTGCAAGCCGCTAGAGCTACACAACGTGCCCAAGAAGCTGGTTTAAGTGCTAGAAGTGAGTTTCAAGTCGCGGACGCTCAAGCAATGCCCTTTGCGGATAATTCTTTTGACTTAGTTTGGTCTTTAGAAAGTGGCGAACACATGCCAGACAAAACCAAGTTTTTACAAGAATGCTATCGGGTGCTAAAACCTAGTGGAACTTTAATTATGGTGACTTGGTGTCATCGACCTACTGATAATTCACCATTAACGGCAGATGAACAAAAACACTTAGAAGATATTTATCGGGTGTATTGTTTGCCTTATGTAATTTCGTTGCCAGCTTATGAAGCGATCGCTCGTCAACTACCATTAAATAATCTCCGCACTGCTGATTGGTCAACCGCTGTTGCCCCATTTTGGAATGTAGTAATTGATTCGGCGTTCACTCCCCAAGCACTTTGGGGCTTACTGAATGCAGGTTGGACTACTATTCAAGGGGCATTATCACTCGGATTGATGCGCCGTGGTTATGAGCGTGGGTTAGTTCGATTTGGGTTGCTATGCGGTAAAAAGTCAACTTAA
- a CDS encoding TrkH family potassium uptake protein translates to MTVSRTICLGFLTVIAVGTILLMMPFSTSNGTWNDPIVALFTSTSAVCVTGLAVVDTGTDFSFWGQLFILLLAQIGGLGYMTTTTFLITLVGRKFNLRQKIAIQQALDRPGMSNSTQVIRSIIATTLIFEITGTFLLLPAFVPDHGWNQGLWLAIFHSVSAWNNAGFSLFKDSLVGYQTSTLVVLTITFLIIFGGIGYQVILETYLWVRDRLLKRSTNLIFSLDFKVATSTTLILLLLGTIAFFFIETRNNETFGLLNFRGQMLLAWFQSVTPRTAGFNTIDIGRMTTAGLFITIAMMFIGASPGGTGGGMKTTTLRVLTSCTKTILQGKEEVLLYERKVAVSLILKAVGVVVGSVALVIFSTILIALTDPTLDFIQILFEVVSAFATVGLSTGITGSVSIAAKLILIVTMYVGRVGVLLLMAAVLGDPRPTRIHYPEENLLVG, encoded by the coding sequence ATGACTGTCTCTCGCACAATTTGTCTGGGATTTCTGACTGTCATCGCTGTAGGAACCATTCTACTGATGATGCCTTTTTCGACTAGTAATGGGACTTGGAACGACCCAATTGTAGCGCTATTCACTTCAACTTCCGCAGTTTGCGTCACAGGTTTGGCTGTAGTTGATACTGGTACGGATTTTTCTTTTTGGGGTCAGTTATTTATTTTGCTACTAGCTCAAATTGGTGGCTTGGGCTATATGACAACTACCACCTTTCTAATTACCCTTGTCGGGCGTAAGTTTAACCTGCGACAAAAAATAGCGATTCAACAAGCTTTAGACCGACCGGGAATGAGTAACAGCACCCAAGTTATTCGTTCAATTATTGCCACAACTCTAATTTTTGAAATTACAGGCACATTTTTACTTTTACCTGCATTTGTTCCCGATCATGGATGGAATCAAGGTTTATGGTTAGCGATTTTTCATAGTGTTTCTGCTTGGAATAATGCTGGTTTTAGTTTATTTAAAGATAGTCTAGTCGGTTATCAAACATCTACTTTAGTGGTTTTAACTATTACTTTTTTAATAATTTTTGGAGGAATTGGTTATCAAGTAATTTTAGAAACATATCTTTGGGTACGCGATCGCTTGCTTAAAAGAAGCACAAATTTGATATTTTCCTTAGACTTTAAAGTTGCTACTAGCACAACTTTAATACTTTTATTATTAGGAACAATTGCATTTTTCTTTATAGAGACAAGAAATAATGAAACATTTGGCTTACTCAATTTTCGAGGACAGATGTTGTTAGCTTGGTTCCAATCAGTAACTCCTAGAACTGCTGGTTTTAACACTATTGATATTGGCAGAATGACTACTGCTGGTCTATTTATTACAATTGCCATGATGTTTATTGGTGCCAGCCCTGGCGGGACTGGAGGAGGAATGAAAACTACAACACTGAGAGTTCTTACTAGTTGCACAAAAACAATCCTCCAAGGAAAAGAAGAAGTTTTGTTATATGAACGAAAAGTAGCAGTATCTTTAATTTTAAAAGCTGTTGGTGTTGTCGTAGGTTCTGTAGCTTTGGTAATTTTTTCGACAATTTTAATTGCTCTGACAGATCCCACATTAGATTTTATTCAAATTTTGTTTGAAGTAGTATCAGCCTTCGCCACGGTAGGTCTTTCTACAGGCATTACAGGAAGCGTTTCCATCGCAGCAAAACTGATTTTAATTGTCACAATGTATGTAGGACGTGTAGGAGTTTTACTATTGATGGCTGCTGTATTGGGAGATCCTCGCCCCACTAGAATCCACTATCCTGAAGAAAATCTACTTGTGGGCTAG
- a CDS encoding potassium channel family protein: protein MNLSSLGFFRSLRRDNHQFAVIGLGRFGRSVCSTLHQLGYQVLATDIEEKRVSEALNDEIVGHALQLDSTESGALKEAGIFEFDTVIIAIGNYIQESIITTLNVKEGGVPHVVAKASSEVHRKLLKRVGADHVVFPEYEAGCALARTLTKPSILDRFDLDPDHSIVELIVPDEFHGKTVAELQIRNRYGLNLLAVSQDGKFKINPEATKRLERGSAMVVIGCNKDINRLPI from the coding sequence GTGAACCTGTCATCATTAGGTTTTTTTCGCAGTTTGCGTAGAGATAACCACCAATTTGCTGTAATTGGGTTAGGGCGTTTCGGGAGATCCGTATGTTCAACACTGCACCAATTGGGTTATCAAGTTCTAGCAACAGATATTGAGGAAAAACGCGTATCTGAAGCTTTGAATGATGAGATAGTTGGTCATGCTTTACAACTAGACTCAACCGAATCAGGTGCGCTCAAAGAAGCTGGAATTTTTGAATTTGATACGGTAATCATCGCGATTGGCAACTATATTCAAGAAAGTATTATCACTACCTTGAATGTTAAAGAAGGTGGTGTACCTCATGTAGTTGCTAAAGCTTCTAGCGAAGTTCACCGAAAGTTATTAAAACGAGTAGGAGCAGACCATGTGGTTTTCCCTGAATATGAGGCAGGTTGTGCTTTAGCGCGAACACTCACCAAACCATCTATTTTAGACCGATTTGACCTCGACCCAGATCACAGTATTGTGGAGTTAATTGTACCGGATGAATTTCATGGCAAAACGGTTGCTGAACTGCAAATTCGTAATCGTTATGGTTTGAATTTGCTAGCTGTAAGTCAAGATGGCAAATTTAAGATTAATCCTGAAGCAACCAAGCGGCTAGAACGTGGTTCGGCAATGGTAGTGATTGGCTGCAACAAAGATATTAATCGTTTGCCGATTTAA
- a CDS encoding DUF433 domain-containing protein has translation MNYRNLITIEPNKRGGKPCVRSLRITVDEVLEYLASDMSEAEILDDFPDLTREDLKACIAYAADRELRVMIAPLSA, from the coding sequence ATGAACTACCGAAATTTGATCACAATTGAACCCAACAAACGTGGTGGAAAACCTTGTGTACGTAGTTTAAGAATTACGGTTGACGAAGTGCTTGAGTACCTAGCTTCCGATATGAGCGAAGCGGAAATTCTCGACGATTTCCCTGATCTGACGCGAGAAGATTTAAAAGCTTGCATTGCTTATGCTGCCGACCGTGAGCTTCGAGTTATGATCGCTCCATTGTCCGCATGA